Below is a window of Flavobacterium sp. N2820 DNA.
TTATTGTTGATATTTCGCATAACATTGACTTATTCAACACCTTAGAAGCCAGTTACTGCATTGAAGCGGCGTATGCTAATTTTCCAAAAGGTACTGTGCATTTGATTGGAATCGACAGCGAACGAGTTGGCGATACCCAACACATAGCCATGCAATGGGACGACCATTATTTTATTTGTGCCGATAACGGAATTTTAAATGCCTTACTCCAGAAAAAAGTAGCGCAAAAAATAGTAGCCATCAACATTCACGATAGATTGCATAATACTGCTAGCGACATGGATGTTTTTGTTGCCGTGGCTTGTCATATTGCACGCGGAGGTTTACTTAATGTTATTGGAAAAGAAATTGCCGAATTAAAACCAGTAAACACAGCAACCACGATAGTTTCTGACGATTTAACCACTTTAAAAGGCCAAATTATATACATTGATTCGTTTGGAAATTGTGTAACCAATATTTCGCAAAAACAATTTGTTGATGTTGCCCG
It encodes the following:
- a CDS encoding S-adenosyl-l-methionine hydroxide adenosyltransferase family protein, coding for MSIITLTTDFGHKDYFVGALKGKILSELKEAIIVDISHNIDLFNTLEASYCIEAAYANFPKGTVHLIGIDSERVGDTQHIAMQWDDHYFICADNGILNALLQKKVAQKIVAINIHDRLHNTASDMDVFVAVACHIARGGLLNVIGKEIAELKPVNTATTIVSDDLTTLKGQIIYIDSFGNCVTNISQKQFVDVARNRTYEIQVKNKKINRIHKSYADFPMVENKQLKDFEGDFLALFNENGFLEIAIYKSNPKTVGSASTLLGLKFRDMITIKFKN